In Desulfovibrio oxyclinae DSM 11498, the sequence TCAGCCTCCCGCCAAGCCGCCTATACGCCTCAGCTTTCGGAAAGCCTCGTGCGGCTTGGCAACACAAATGTTTTTGGGAGATTCTTAAGAACCCTTTTGCAAAAGGGTTCTTAAGCCCCCGGAGGGCCCTCGGAGAGCCGCCGGAGGCATATGAAAATGCCGGGAGTGTTGTCTGGAAATGCTGAAGTTACAGCAGTTCCAGTTCTTTCATGGCGAGGTAGAGTTCGCGGCTGACCCACGCGTCGGTGGCTGCGTAGGCGACTTGTGCTCGTGCGAGGTTGTCTTTGGCCCAGTTGGAGCACTGTGCTGTCTTGGATATGCGGAAGCCGAGCAGGTTGGCGGCCATGTTGCGCAGGCCGTGGGTCTGCATGCCGGTGCTGGCTGAGATGTCGGAGAGGTCCACGAAGCCGCCTGGGGTGAAGTCGGTGAGTTTTCGCAGGCCGCAGATATCGTCTCGGACGGCCACACCGGTTTTGATGACGGCGGGGTCGGCGAGCAGTTCAAGGAGCCCGTTGTCCATGGGCAGGAGGTTGAGTTGGAAGAGGTAGACGCATTCCGCCGTGGCGAGTTGAAGGAGGGAGGGCAGGTTCGGTTTGCGGCCTTTTTTGAAGACCGGCCGCGTCTCGGTGTCGAAGCCGAGTAACGGGTCGTTCCTGAGTTCCTTCACTGCCTTGTCGCGCTGGCCCTCGGTCCGGACGATTTCGACGGGACCGTTC encodes:
- a CDS encoding 3'-5' exonuclease, which translates into the protein MPTVELPEQYTRAFTKEEINALPLKRWNGPVEIVRTEGQRDKAVKELRNDPLLGFDTETRPVFKKGRKPNLPSLLQLATAECVYLFQLNLLPMDNGLLELLADPAVIKTGVAVRDDICGLRKLTDFTPGGFVDLSDISASTGMQTHGLRNMAANLLGFRISKTAQCSNWAKDNLARAQVAYAATDAWVSRELYLAMKELELL